One Fusobacterium nucleatum genomic window carries:
- a CDS encoding phage portal protein — translation MNIFRKFFNKGEEKKQKTAINSMNFGEFFGINVSSDLSEVTYFTCLKVLSESVGKLSLHLKDNDNNKILNHEALQKLKFSPNPFMTPTPMMTLMEMWRNHHGNAYAYLSYDNRGHLVGIYPLHPQKVRIWIDNAKIFSGKEDLYYEYNKDGKIYLFQKDEILHLKGGLSKDGIVGMSVRETLATTLNGVKASQKYLNNLYNRGLTAKALLRYTGDLNKDLQKKMLEAIEEFINTENNPTGILPLPPGMDIVPLDLKLTDSQFFELKKYSALQIAAAFGVKPNHLNDYDKSSYSNSEMQNLTFYIDTLLYILTLYEEEFNLKLLTESERLKGLHFEFNVASILKGDLKTQAECLTKYVQSGIYTINEARKKAGLTAIDGGDVIVMNGSYVPLEKLGIAYEKGGAKSE, via the coding sequence GTGAATATATTTAGAAAATTTTTTAATAAAGGAGAAGAAAAAAAGCAGAAAACAGCAATTAATTCTATGAATTTTGGTGAATTTTTTGGAATAAATGTAAGTTCAGATTTATCAGAAGTAACATATTTTACTTGCTTAAAAGTATTATCTGAAAGTGTTGGGAAACTATCTTTACATTTGAAAGATAATGATAATAACAAAATATTAAATCATGAGGCATTACAAAAATTGAAATTTTCACCAAATCCATTTATGACTCCAACACCTATGATGACATTAATGGAAATGTGGAGAAACCATCACGGCAATGCTTATGCTTATCTAAGTTATGATAATAGAGGGCATTTAGTAGGTATTTATCCTTTACACCCTCAAAAAGTTAGAATATGGATAGACAATGCAAAAATATTCAGTGGTAAAGAAGATTTATATTATGAATATAACAAAGATGGGAAAATATATCTATTTCAAAAAGATGAGATACTACATTTAAAAGGTGGTTTAAGTAAAGATGGTATTGTAGGTATGTCAGTACGAGAAACATTGGCTACAACATTAAATGGAGTAAAAGCAAGTCAAAAGTATTTGAATAACTTATATAATAGAGGATTGACAGCTAAGGCTCTTCTAAGATACACAGGAGATTTAAACAAAGATTTACAAAAGAAAATGCTTGAAGCAATAGAAGAATTTATTAATACTGAAAATAACCCAACTGGAATACTACCATTGCCACCTGGAATGGATATTGTACCACTAGATTTAAAGTTGACTGATAGTCAATTTTTTGAATTAAAAAAATATAGTGCTTTACAAATAGCAGCTGCCTTTGGAGTAAAGCCAAACCATTTAAATGATTATGATAAGTCAAGTTATTCAAATTCAGAAATGCAAAACTTGACTTTTTATATTGATACTCTTTTATATATTCTGACACTCTATGAAGAGGAGTTTAATTTAAAACTTCTTACAGAAAGTGAAAGATTAAAAGGGTTACATTTTGAATTTAATGTAGCAAGTATTTTAAAAGGGGATCTAAAAACTCAAGCTGAATGTTTAACCAAGTATGTTCAAAGTGGAATATACACAATAAATGAAGCTAGAAAAAAGGCAGGACTTACTGCAATAGATGGAGGTGATGTAATTGTAATGAATGGAAGTTATGTGCCATTAGAAAAATTAGGAATAGCTTATGAAAAAGGAGGTGCTAAAAGTGAGTAA
- a CDS encoding Clp protease ClpP, with the protein MSKNKWLEIRNQIEITEIYINGDIESDSENDGFLEEVWGIKDTNIYPLDIKDTLKEAENKEVHVHINSFGGNIYAGIAISNMIKNHKGKTIAYIDGIAASAASIIAFGCDEIILPSNAYLMIHRAWGRVSGNAGELEKYIEVLNKLDEGLVNAYMEKALEGITREQIYDFMKEEKWFTGEDAPGVFNIKTSEKVEFLNCIETRNKFKHIPESLLNKKSVEEKNKKEQARLDRLNKEIEIALLTGGI; encoded by the coding sequence GTGAGTAAAAATAAGTGGTTAGAAATAAGAAATCAGATAGAAATTACTGAAATTTATATCAATGGAGATATAGAAAGTGATTCAGAAAATGATGGTTTTTTGGAAGAAGTATGGGGAATAAAAGATACTAATATATATCCATTGGATATAAAAGATACTTTAAAAGAAGCAGAAAATAAAGAGGTCCATGTTCACATAAATAGTTTTGGAGGGAATATTTATGCAGGTATAGCGATTTCTAATATGATTAAAAATCATAAAGGAAAAACAATAGCCTATATTGATGGAATAGCTGCAAGTGCTGCATCTATAATTGCTTTTGGATGTGATGAAATTATTTTACCAAGTAATGCGTATTTAATGATACATAGAGCTTGGGGAAGAGTTTCAGGAAATGCAGGAGAATTAGAAAAGTATATTGAAGTTCTAAATAAACTTGATGAAGGACTTGTTAATGCTTATATGGAAAAAGCTCTTGAAGGTATAACAAGAGAGCAAATATATGATTTTATGAAAGAAGAAAAATGGTTTACTGGGGAAGATGCTCCAGGAGTATTTAATATAAAAACTTCTGAAAAAGTAGAATTTTTAAATTGTATAGAAACAAGAAATAAATTTAAACATATTCCAGAAAGTTTATTAAATAAAAAAAGTGTTGAAGAAAAAAATAAAAAAGAACAAGCAAGACTTGATAGATTGAACAAAGAAATTGAGATTGCATTATTAACAGGAGGTATTTAA
- a CDS encoding phage major capsid protein, with amino-acid sequence MKKSVELKKELETLRNEIKSLKDSGKIEEAHAKLNGLKELENKIKEAETEEALTVMNKGDKVPLGTKEEMNVNRIYNRVLLGKSITEEEKQFLNAAGTPGQVEATDGKGGYLVPTEQFKQIKELRRNLVSLKGYCNILPVTSLKGSMPIETGSTGELIAFEELNEINKSDVDFAQVTYNVADYGDIIPISNTLLADEQANLTDYIGRRFIKKAINTENKKIIEILKTLTPVQATDYDAITTALNKELDPSISLNAKVFVNQTYFDVLDKVKDKQGRPLLGNSLQDETKKLFKGREIVILSDVQLEMNGTKAPVFVGDLEEFITFFDREGLELAVSTEAGFTKNATYIRAIERFDAKKVDKEAMKYLEIETA; translated from the coding sequence ATGAAAAAATCAGTAGAATTAAAAAAGGAATTAGAAACACTTAGAAATGAAATTAAATCATTAAAGGACAGTGGAAAGATTGAAGAGGCACATGCTAAATTAAATGGATTAAAAGAATTAGAAAATAAAATAAAAGAAGCAGAAACAGAGGAGGCTTTAACAGTTATGAATAAAGGTGATAAAGTACCATTAGGAACAAAAGAAGAAATGAATGTTAATAGAATTTATAATAGAGTTCTATTAGGAAAATCTATAACAGAAGAAGAAAAACAATTTTTAAATGCAGCTGGAACACCAGGGCAAGTAGAAGCAACAGATGGGAAAGGTGGTTATTTAGTACCAACTGAACAATTTAAACAAATAAAAGAGTTAAGAAGAAATTTAGTATCATTGAAAGGCTATTGTAATATTTTGCCTGTTACATCATTAAAGGGAAGTATGCCTATCGAAACAGGAAGCACAGGGGAATTAATAGCATTTGAAGAATTGAATGAAATCAATAAATCAGATGTTGATTTTGCACAAGTAACATATAATGTTGCTGACTATGGAGATATTATCCCAATATCAAATACTTTATTAGCTGATGAACAAGCTAATTTAACTGATTACATTGGAAGAAGATTTATCAAAAAAGCAATTAATACAGAAAATAAAAAGATAATAGAAATATTAAAAACTTTAACACCAGTACAAGCAACTGATTATGATGCGATAACAACTGCTTTAAATAAAGAATTAGATCCATCAATATCATTAAATGCAAAAGTTTTTGTGAACCAAACTTATTTTGATGTTTTGGATAAGGTGAAAGATAAACAAGGTAGACCTCTTTTAGGTAATAGCTTACAAGATGAAACTAAAAAGCTATTTAAAGGAAGAGAAATAGTTATCTTATCTGATGTTCAATTAGAAATGAATGGAACAAAAGCACCAGTATTTGTTGGAGATTTGGAAGAGTTTATAACATTCTTTGATAGAGAAGGTTTAGAACTTGCAGTATCAACTGAGGCAGGATTTACTAAGAACGCTACTTATATTAGAGCAATAGAAAGATTTGATGCTAAAAAAGTTGATAAAGAAGCAATGAAATATCTTGAAATAGAAACTGCTTAA
- a CDS encoding head-tail connector protein, translating to MADILTLEEAKNYLRIDYNEDDTLLQSLMIAAIDYLRDAINDFDKKVTKEKFIKRSKILACVLVQDWYDNREQKESKDLSYTARSLLTQLQVGDNFE from the coding sequence ATGGCAGATATTTTAACTTTGGAAGAAGCTAAAAATTATCTAAGAATTGATTACAATGAAGATGATACATTGTTGCAATCTTTAATGATTGCAGCAATAGATTATCTTAGAGATGCAATAAATGACTTTGATAAAAAAGTAACAAAAGAAAAGTTTATTAAAAGGTCTAAAATTCTAGCTTGTGTACTTGTGCAAGATTGGTATGATAACAGAGAACAAAAGGAAAGTAAAGACCTTAGTTATACAGCTAGAAGTTTATTAACTCAGTTGCAAGTGGGTGATAACTTTGAATGA
- a CDS encoding head-tail adaptor protein, whose translation MNDITKRLRHLIDIYTMIDTTNELGENEKKPELFKKAYCEIVPLNSSVKNGEAGTEENQHQFKFIFRIKSVPGIKKDWFFIYEGLKYEVIYFNRDFKDNQFIEVFCVRKEE comes from the coding sequence TTGAATGATATAACTAAGAGATTAAGACACCTCATTGATATTTATACTATGATAGACACAACTAATGAACTTGGAGAAAATGAGAAAAAGCCAGAGTTATTTAAAAAAGCATACTGTGAAATAGTTCCTTTAAATTCTAGTGTGAAAAATGGAGAAGCTGGAACAGAAGAAAATCAACATCAATTCAAATTCATATTTAGAATAAAATCAGTTCCTGGAATAAAAAAGGACTGGTTTTTTATTTATGAGGGATTGAAGTATGAAGTTATATATTTCAACAGAGATTTTAAAGATAATCAGTTCATAGAAGTTTTTTGTGTAAGAAAAGAGGAGTAA
- a CDS encoding HK97 gp10 family phage protein, which translates to MGVFSTNDLEDLEKEVLRLAKKYPKEAKKFLQKQGNKLKAKAKKKAKSKVKVKTGNYLKGFKRGKVYKYKGEEDTVRVYNSMPHAHLIENGHIIKDKTGKEHGFKKGEHILEDSQREFQDEFLQAADGFIDEVIKNGGF; encoded by the coding sequence ATGGGAGTTTTTTCAACAAATGATTTAGAAGACCTTGAAAAAGAAGTATTAAGACTTGCTAAAAAATACCCAAAAGAAGCTAAAAAATTCTTACAAAAACAAGGTAATAAATTAAAAGCTAAGGCTAAAAAGAAAGCAAAATCTAAAGTAAAAGTTAAAACTGGTAACTATTTGAAAGGTTTTAAAAGAGGGAAAGTTTATAAATATAAAGGTGAAGAAGACACAGTTAGAGTTTATAACTCAATGCCTCATGCACATCTAATAGAGAATGGGCATATCATAAAAGATAAAACTGGGAAAGAACATGGTTTTAAAAAAGGAGAGCATATTTTAGAAGATTCACAGAGAGAGTTTCAAGATGAATTTTTACAAGCAGCAGATGGTTTTATTGATGAAGTTATTAAAAATGGAGGTTTCTAA
- a CDS encoding phage tail sheath protein codes for MGLPKIEIIFKQLAVTAVKRSQLGIVGLIVKESTKQWDRKVYKDITDIKSDDYSAEVLPLIKDSFEYTPNKVVVFNVKDGTLSDTLKKVAQERINWLGLAYDGKDGDTATLVSWIKSVRKAGKTYKAVVFKATKPDNKGIVNLMNDKVTFVDNRGEVEGWQYVPTILGMLAGLPMTRSATSFLCGNLKEVSIFDEIDDVIDKGGFCLYKDEGDIRVARACTSLEEITQDETEDMKDIIIIESMDLMRDDIYSTFKKWIGKYKNKYDNQVLFFTAINAYFKELEKEDILDKEYDNYSEVDVEAQRLAWLGVGKKEVEEWDDEKVKKTAFKKKVFMKAKIKILNAVEDFKFTINMF; via the coding sequence ATGGGATTACCTAAAATAGAGATTATTTTTAAGCAATTAGCAGTTACAGCTGTTAAAAGAAGTCAATTAGGTATAGTTGGGTTAATAGTAAAAGAATCTACTAAACAATGGGATAGAAAGGTATACAAAGATATTACTGATATAAAAAGTGATGATTATTCTGCTGAAGTATTACCATTGATTAAAGATAGCTTTGAATACACTCCAAATAAAGTGGTTGTATTCAATGTTAAAGATGGAACATTATCTGACACATTAAAAAAAGTTGCACAAGAAAGAATTAACTGGCTAGGGTTAGCTTATGATGGGAAAGATGGAGATACTGCAACTCTTGTTTCTTGGATAAAGTCAGTAAGAAAAGCAGGTAAGACTTATAAAGCTGTTGTATTTAAGGCTACTAAGCCAGACAATAAAGGCATTGTAAATCTTATGAATGACAAGGTTACATTTGTTGACAACAGAGGAGAAGTTGAAGGTTGGCAATATGTACCAACAATCTTAGGAATGTTGGCAGGGTTACCAATGACTAGATCTGCTACTAGCTTTTTATGTGGGAATTTAAAGGAAGTTTCTATATTTGATGAAATAGATGATGTTATTGATAAAGGTGGTTTCTGTTTGTATAAAGATGAAGGAGATATAAGAGTTGCAAGAGCATGTACATCTTTAGAAGAAATTACACAAGATGAAACTGAAGATATGAAAGACATTATCATAATTGAGTCTATGGATTTGATGAGAGATGACATATACTCTACATTCAAAAAGTGGATAGGAAAATATAAAAATAAATATGATAATCAAGTTTTATTCTTTACTGCAATTAATGCTTATTTCAAAGAATTAGAGAAAGAGGATATTTTGGATAAAGAATATGATAACTATTCAGAAGTTGATGTTGAGGCACAGAGATTAGCTTGGCTTGGAGTAGGTAAAAAAGAAGTGGAAGAATGGGATGATGAAAAAGTTAAAAAGACTGCATTTAAGAAAAAAGTATTTATGAAAGCTAAAATTAAGATATTAAATGCTGTTGAGGACTTTAAGTTTACAATTAATATGTTCTAA
- a CDS encoding phage tail tube protein: protein MANKMDKNKILRGSFGAVWLDGEELGSVKSFEAKVTLEYEDVDIMGELGKSKRYMGFTGEGTMTLHKIDSTIGKLLADGIRNGNMPDFKIVAKLDDPTAYGAERVELTGVTISELMALKFENKALREEEVPFSFSHFRYIDMI, encoded by the coding sequence ATGGCTAATAAAATGGATAAAAATAAAATTTTAAGAGGTTCATTTGGTGCTGTATGGCTAGATGGAGAAGAATTAGGTTCTGTAAAATCTTTTGAAGCTAAGGTTACATTAGAATACGAAGATGTGGATATTATGGGAGAACTAGGAAAGTCAAAAAGATATATGGGCTTTACTGGTGAGGGAACTATGACACTACATAAGATAGACTCTACTATTGGAAAGTTACTAGCTGATGGAATAAGAAATGGTAATATGCCAGATTTTAAAATAGTTGCAAAACTAGATGACCCAACAGCTTATGGGGCAGAAAGAGTTGAATTAACAGGTGTTACAATTAGTGAATTAATGGCATTAAAATTTGAAAATAAAGCATTAAGAGAGGAAGAAGTTCCTTTTAGTTTTTCACATTTTAGATATATAGATATGATATAA
- a CDS encoding phage portal protein, producing MAKNITLEILIAKKQQSENDKMKVVLFNSEVLGGTIEVVKHRARDVIKIMDSAQEKTTEAAYNANCKLIYKHCPILHDKELQKTYEVAQPYEIVIPVFDENLGEINKLSNFILNLYGLGEESDKASKVLEEEIEDIKN from the coding sequence ATGGCTAAAAATATAACTTTGGAAATATTAATTGCAAAAAAACAACAATCAGAAAATGATAAAATGAAGGTAGTTCTATTTAATTCAGAAGTATTAGGTGGAACAATAGAAGTTGTAAAACATAGAGCAAGAGATGTAATTAAAATTATGGATAGTGCACAAGAAAAAACAACAGAAGCAGCTTACAATGCTAACTGTAAATTAATCTATAAACATTGTCCTATTTTACATGATAAAGAATTGCAAAAAACTTATGAAGTAGCACAACCTTATGAAATTGTAATACCTGTATTTGATGAAAATTTAGGAGAAATAAATAAGCTATCTAACTTCATTTTAAATCTTTATGGATTAGGTGAAGAATCTGATAAAGCTAGTAAAGTCTTAGAAGAAGAGATTGAAGATATAAAAAACTAA
- a CDS encoding phage tail protein — protein MAKTIGVLLSLKDQFTTPLQKATKSVKNMDRQLEKAGNQIKAFGNRVKAGMKSVAKWAAIGFGALTAAAGVFIKQSIDAAKDKLKADKLLETNLMKQANFKKEHIQMLKDEASALQDVGVVGDDVAVAGAGQLAIYKLKAEQIKTILPVIDDMVVKEKGFNGTQEDAIAMADVFGKAVEGKTKGLVKYGVSLTDAEEKLFKTMKREQRAEFLNKKLTAAIGGTNKALRETDEGKIVAAKGAWGDMQAELGKKLMPKLGAIAEWFHSKIPGIQDFILSLADKVEELVTKAEPYITQIKDMFGKIFEKVKPALEETWQILSNAGTVAIDIAQGIINNWDRISPVVYTLVGAIAAYKLVMFGAWVYTTAMVAITKVKMAWDAAQAAATGTLTVKQWLLNAAMNANPIGIVIGAIALLVGGIWLLCRNWDLVKIKVKEFWAKLDNNPIGKVIKLFLKFGNPIGLAINGFLFLKNIITENWENIKNFFIPIWKGVLSVFNIVKDIVLDVCDILKNIFLKVWNGVIGAWNYAKEIISGVCDVLVGIFMPIWEAVCDGINWLKDIVLGVCDVVGGIFTAIWDGVVKALDKLKEGFNKVTDFITGAFMSAWDSLMKALDAILHPIETAKKAFGRLIDKLKFWNNTKAEDKTINITESTKKTTETVGGANKTGVVTTSIKNPKHALGTAYFKGGVTRINEGGRDETAILPAGTKILSHEEGKSLQNNDTEKQVIIKEVESKKSSDKKIELHIHIEGNFIGEKEHMEKYGEYTASKILAALNNM, from the coding sequence ATGGCAAAAACTATTGGTGTATTACTAAGTTTAAAAGACCAGTTTACAACACCATTACAGAAAGCAACTAAGAGTGTTAAGAATATGGATAGACAACTTGAAAAAGCTGGAAACCAAATAAAAGCTTTTGGTAATAGAGTAAAAGCAGGTATGAAGTCTGTAGCAAAATGGGCAGCAATTGGATTTGGAGCATTAACTGCTGCAGCTGGAGTATTTATAAAACAGTCTATAGATGCTGCAAAAGATAAATTAAAAGCTGATAAGTTGCTTGAAACTAACTTGATGAAGCAAGCTAATTTTAAAAAAGAACATATACAGATGTTAAAGGATGAAGCCAGTGCATTACAAGATGTTGGAGTAGTTGGAGATGATGTTGCTGTAGCTGGTGCAGGACAATTAGCTATCTACAAATTAAAAGCAGAACAAATAAAAACTATACTACCTGTCATTGATGATATGGTTGTTAAAGAAAAAGGTTTTAATGGGACACAAGAAGATGCTATTGCTATGGCTGATGTGTTTGGCAAGGCAGTAGAAGGTAAAACAAAAGGACTTGTAAAATATGGAGTATCTTTAACAGATGCTGAAGAAAAATTATTTAAAACTATGAAGCGAGAACAAAGAGCAGAGTTTTTAAATAAGAAATTAACAGCTGCTATTGGTGGAACTAACAAGGCTTTGAGAGAAACAGATGAAGGTAAAATTGTAGCAGCAAAAGGTGCTTGGGGCGATATGCAAGCAGAACTTGGTAAAAAGTTAATGCCAAAATTAGGTGCTATTGCTGAGTGGTTTCATAGTAAGATACCAGGTATTCAAGATTTTATATTAAGTCTTGCAGATAAAGTTGAGGAATTAGTTACAAAAGCAGAACCTTATATAACACAAATTAAGGATATGTTTGGAAAAATATTTGAAAAAGTGAAACCAGCATTAGAAGAAACTTGGCAAATATTATCAAATGCTGGAACTGTTGCAATAGATATAGCACAAGGCATAATAAATAATTGGGATAGAATAAGTCCTGTTGTTTATACTCTTGTTGGTGCAATAGCAGCATATAAATTAGTGATGTTTGGAGCATGGGTTTATACAACAGCTATGGTTGCAATAACAAAAGTAAAAATGGCTTGGGATGCTGCACAAGCAGCAGCAACAGGAACTTTAACTGTAAAGCAATGGTTATTAAATGCTGCAATGAATGCAAACCCAATAGGAATAGTTATAGGAGCTATTGCCTTGTTGGTTGGTGGTATATGGTTATTATGCAGAAACTGGGACTTAGTAAAAATAAAAGTAAAAGAATTTTGGGCTAAACTAGATAATAATCCAATAGGCAAGGTTATCAAATTGTTTTTAAAGTTTGGTAATCCAATAGGTTTAGCTATAAATGGCTTTTTGTTTTTAAAAAATATAATTACTGAAAACTGGGAAAATATTAAAAATTTCTTTATTCCTATTTGGAAAGGAGTATTAAGTGTTTTTAATATAGTTAAGGATATAGTATTAGATGTTTGTGATATTTTAAAGAATATATTTTTAAAAGTTTGGAATGGAGTTATAGGTGCTTGGAATTATGCAAAAGAGATTATAAGTGGTGTATGTGATGTATTGGTTGGAATATTTATGCCAATATGGGAAGCTGTATGTGATGGTATAAATTGGTTAAAAGATATAGTATTAGGTGTTTGTGATGTGGTTGGTGGTATATTTACAGCTATATGGGATGGAGTTGTAAAGGCATTAGATAAGTTGAAAGAGGGTTTTAATAAAGTAACAGATTTTATTACTGGTGCTTTTATGAGTGCTTGGGATAGTTTGATGAAAGCATTAGATGCTATATTACATCCTATTGAAACAGCTAAAAAGGCTTTTGGTAGGCTTATAGATAAGTTGAAATTTTGGAATAATACAAAAGCAGAAGACAAGACTATAAATATAACTGAAAGCACTAAAAAGACTACTGAAACAGTTGGTGGAGCAAATAAAACAGGTGTAGTAACAACATCTATAAAAAATCCTAAACATGCTTTAGGAACTGCTTATTTCAAAGGTGGAGTTACAAGGATAAATGAAGGTGGAAGAGATGAAACTGCTATATTACCTGCGGGAACTAAAATTTTAAGTCATGAAGAAGGCAAATCACTTCAAAACAATGATACAGAAAAACAAGTAATTATAAAAGAAGTTGAAAGTAAGAAAAGTTCTGATAAAAAGATAGAGTTACATATTCATATTGAAGGTAATTTTATAGGAGAAAAGGAGCATATGGAAAAATATGGAGAATATACAGCAAGTAAAATTTTAGCAGCTTTAAATAATATGTAA
- a CDS encoding phage portal protein, with the protein MNIIFIAEDNGIQIETVNIPIVQNIEPVNCETEDEEFTTINGKKLNLIGGKGLRNFSFSSFFPSKLYSFVSFLNYKKPKYYIEFFEKYRDARVPLRIIIVDKYRVVLNMLCRYNFTYSFRDKAGDVPYTLDIKEYILPGEVDNNV; encoded by the coding sequence ATGAATATAATTTTTATAGCTGAAGATAATGGAATACAGATAGAAACAGTTAATATTCCAATAGTTCAAAATATAGAGCCAGTAAACTGTGAAACAGAAGATGAAGAATTTACAACTATTAATGGAAAAAAGTTAAATTTAATTGGTGGTAAAGGGCTTAGAAACTTTTCATTTTCTTCTTTTTTTCCTAGCAAATTATATAGTTTTGTAAGTTTTTTAAATTATAAAAAACCTAAATATTATATTGAATTTTTTGAAAAGTATAGAGATGCAAGAGTACCTTTAAGAATTATTATAGTTGATAAGTACAGAGTAGTCTTAAATATGCTATGTAGATATAATTTTACTTATTCTTTTAGAGATAAGGCTGGAGATGTTCCATATACCTTAGATATAAAAGAATATATTTTACCTGGTGAGGTTGATAATAATGTATAA
- a CDS encoding terminase, translating into MYKTIVKEIDVTNYIRDLTWRDSIDTLGVEISFELAINKFDKNLAFLYDITLGDPVQIINDKGETLVQAIIVSENPNGKTTSFTAYDMAWYLNKSTVIKQFKKMVGNDCIKSLCSEIGIKVEVSGLDTKIDKIYKDKTISDIIYDIIEQCSQFNSKKFFIEYDKDTLKVEPFKKIKVTGQYEMHKNTFIDVAKNIGEVSLSRSIVDMKNSILVITQNKKAVRTVGKEQDSESIKKYGMLQEVVTLDEKEHKKAKLVAKNELKKLNKITEDFSIDILGDDKVKSGRVIDIDIPLFNLKGEYLIKESSHSVQNGIHRINLKLEVFNE; encoded by the coding sequence ATGTATAAAACAATAGTAAAAGAAATAGATGTAACTAATTACATAAGAGATTTAACCTGGAGAGATAGCATTGACACATTAGGAGTTGAAATAAGTTTTGAACTAGCAATAAATAAGTTTGATAAGAATTTAGCTTTTTTATATGATATTACATTAGGTGATCCTGTTCAAATAATCAATGATAAAGGAGAAACATTGGTACAAGCTATAATTGTATCAGAAAATCCTAATGGAAAGACTACATCATTTACTGCTTATGATATGGCTTGGTACTTAAATAAATCAACAGTGATAAAACAATTTAAAAAGATGGTAGGCAATGATTGTATTAAGTCCTTATGCAGTGAAATTGGAATAAAAGTTGAAGTAAGTGGATTAGATACTAAGATAGATAAAATTTACAAGGATAAGACTATCTCAGACATTATTTATGACATTATAGAACAATGTTCTCAATTCAATTCTAAAAAATTTTTTATTGAGTATGATAAAGATACTTTAAAAGTAGAACCATTCAAAAAGATAAAAGTTACTGGACAGTATGAAATGCACAAAAATACTTTTATAGATGTAGCAAAAAATATTGGAGAGGTTTCACTTAGTAGGTCAATAGTTGATATGAAAAATTCAATCCTGGTTATAACACAAAACAAAAAAGCAGTTAGAACAGTAGGAAAAGAGCAGGATAGTGAAAGTATTAAGAAATATGGTATGCTACAAGAAGTGGTAACATTAGATGAAAAAGAACATAAAAAAGCTAAACTTGTTGCAAAAAATGAGCTAAAAAAGTTAAATAAAATTACTGAAGATTTCAGTATTGATATTCTAGGTGATGATAAAGTTAAGAGTGGTAGGGTTATAGATATAGACATACCACTTTTTAATTTAAAAGGTGAGTATTTAATAAAAGAAAGTTCTCACAGTGTACAGAATGGAATCCACAGAATAAATTTAAAATTGGAGGTGTTTAATGAGTGA
- a CDS encoding DUF2577 family protein has product MSENKKSWDIAVAEKFKERENPSPIGAVLGKILKPLPDISIELLNGYGVIDSDKIYLSNAITNRLAIECTIKEFESQGNKSTTCKINDLNTEGAGSDSGGDTNLSLSGHSGTYADSSSKKDNKDKGKFILQTVFHLKKGMFVLVIPNFEEDKFFIVDVFNYAPEVSLEWEYYQK; this is encoded by the coding sequence GTGAGTGAAAACAAAAAATCTTGGGATATAGCAGTAGCAGAGAAGTTCAAGGAAAGAGAAAATCCAAGTCCAATAGGTGCTGTTTTAGGTAAGATTTTAAAACCTCTCCCTGACATCTCTATTGAGCTTTTAAATGGTTATGGTGTTATTGATAGTGATAAAATTTATTTATCTAATGCAATAACTAATAGATTGGCTATTGAATGTACCATAAAAGAATTTGAAAGTCAAGGCAATAAATCAACTACTTGCAAAATTAATGATTTAAACACAGAAGGAGCAGGTAGTGATAGTGGTGGAGATACTAATTTAAGTTTATCAGGACATAGTGGTACTTATGCTGATAGTTCAAGCAAAAAAGATAATAAAGATAAAGGTAAATTTATATTACAGACTGTATTCCATTTAAAAAAAGGTATGTTTGTGTTAGTCATACCTAATTTTGAAGAGGATAAATTTTTTATTGTAGATGTATTTAATTATGCACCAGAGGTGAGTTTAGAATGGGAATATTACCAAAAATAG